In Amaranthus tricolor cultivar Red isolate AtriRed21 chromosome 3, ASM2621246v1, whole genome shotgun sequence, a single window of DNA contains:
- the LOC130808858 gene encoding 1,4-dihydroxy-2-naphthoyl-CoA synthase, peroxisomal, with protein MEVARRRLSNVANHLNPELSLTNSHHQSSINLSKTSMNDNYHKVHGQVSLDPVLWNPATDDSGKEFTDIIYEKANGEAIAKITINRPERRNAFRPETIKELIRAFDDARDDSSIGVIILTGKGTKAFCSGGDQAIRGKDGYIDSKNIGRLNVLDLQVQIRRLPKPVIAMVAGYAVGGGHILHMVCDLTIAADNAIFGQTGPKVGSFDAGYGSSIMSRLIGPKKAREMWFLTRFYTATEAERMGLINTVVPLENLEQETIKWCREILRNSPTAIRVLKAALNAVDDGHAGLQQIAGDATLIFYGTEEGIEGKTAYNERRRPDFSKFPRRP; from the exons ATGGAGGTGGCTAGAAGAAGACTTTCAAATGTAGCAAATCATCTAAACCCAGAATTATCACTCACAAATTCTCACCATCAATCCTCCATTAACTTATCTAAAACTTCCATGAATGATAATTATCATAAGGTTCATGGTCAAGTTTCTTTAGACCCTGTTCTTTGGAACCCTGCTACTGATGATTCTGGGAAAGAATTTACTGATATCATCTATGAAAAAGCTAATGGAGAAGCCATTGCTAAG ATTACAATAAATAGGCCAGAGAGAAGGAATGCATTTAGGCCAGAAACTATAAAGGAGCTAATTAGAGCATTTGATGATGCAAGGGATGATAGCTCAATTGGTGTTATCATTCTAACTGGGAAG GGGACCAAGGCGTTCTGCAGTGGTGGAGATCAGGCCATAAGAGGCAAAGATGGCTACATTGATTCAAAAAACATTGGCCGTCTTAATGTTCTAGACTTGCAG GTCCAAATTAGAAGGCTTCCAAAACCAGTTATAGCAATG GTTGCGGGTTATGCTGTCGGAGGAGGACACATTCTACACATGGTCTGTGATCTTACTATTGCTGCTGATAATGCTATTTTCGGTCAGACTGGTCCTAAG GTGGGCAGTTTTGATGCTGGTTATGGAAGTTCCATCATGTCTCGTTTG ATTGGACCCAAAAAGGCACGCGAAATGTGGTTTCTGACGAGATTTTACACAGCAACTGAGGCAGAAAGAATGGGACTTATCAACACAGTTGTGCCA TTGGAGAATTTGGAGCAAGAGACCATAAAATGGTGCCGAGAGATTTTAAGAAACAGTCCGACTGCAATTCGAGTACTCAAAGCAGCTCTTAATGCAGTTGATGATGGTCATGCTGGACTTCAG CAAATAGCAGGAGATGCAACACTCATATTCTATGGAACTGAAGAAGGTATTGAAGGGAAGACAGCATATAATGAAAGAAGGCGCCCTGATTTCTCCAAATTTCCTCGACGCCCATGA